The following proteins are co-located in the Nocardia bhagyanarayanae genome:
- a CDS encoding PaaI family thioesterase, giving the protein MIDETGTKLFHQSMPFTERLGIEVLEHGPELVRSRIAWDESLCTLGGMLHGGVLMSLADATGAVCAFLNLPEGKQGTTTVESKSNFLRAVRSGHAVASARPLHAGRSFIVVETEIRDDAEKLVAKVTQTQAVL; this is encoded by the coding sequence ATGATCGACGAGACCGGCACCAAGCTCTTCCACCAGTCCATGCCGTTCACCGAGCGACTCGGCATCGAGGTGCTCGAGCACGGGCCCGAACTGGTGCGCAGCCGGATCGCCTGGGACGAGTCGCTGTGCACGCTCGGCGGCATGCTGCACGGCGGTGTGCTGATGTCGCTCGCCGACGCGACCGGCGCGGTGTGCGCCTTCCTCAACCTGCCCGAGGGCAAGCAGGGCACCACGACGGTCGAGTCGAAGTCCAACTTCCTGCGCGCCGTGCGCTCCGGTCACGCCGTCGCCAGCGCGCGGCCGTTGCACGCGGGACGCTCGTTCATCGTCGTCGAGACCGAGATCCGCGACGACGCGGAGAAGCTCGTCGCGAAGGTCACCCAGACGCAGGCCGTGCTCTGA
- a CDS encoding N-acetylmuramoyl-L-alanine amidase, translated as MKPSIIKAGISTTVTAAVTATLAGLFPVAATATPVAPEMAGKLAGKTVFLDPGHQGPNHSENLGRQVDNGRGGTKDCQTTGMTSVNGVPEHTINWNVAQLIKTSLESIGARVVLSRQDDSGWGGCVDDRARAANESGADVAVSIHADSAPPNLRGFHLIVPALPVPDAKVGQVQSGPGLAVTKAVRDAYLQAGFPAATYAGVQDGLQTRSDIAGPALTTVPNVFLEMGNGANAEDAALLESPDGQLKHAIAVTTGVVSYLLGTSLATTGSATDRPAAAPAQDVPAQAAPAQSVPAQAIPAQDVPAQPIPGEVVPAQAVPAPPVPNGSTQANGSTQDGSEQSDPNGSAQSDPNGTLPQSVPGALPQSVPNGAPSQSQTGPGTSFGTAPGSQSIPSNDQGTQANPSRSTPGTYALPGSPSTPGTQSTPGNQSRPDYRSGSESGTLGVLANTVLEMLMPLARVLGMDDTMITAELINLAYTLASTLFGPAK; from the coding sequence ATGAAGCCAAGCATCATCAAGGCCGGTATCTCCACCACCGTCACGGCCGCGGTGACCGCCACTCTCGCCGGGTTGTTCCCGGTCGCCGCGACGGCCACCCCGGTCGCGCCGGAGATGGCAGGCAAGCTCGCAGGCAAAACGGTTTTCCTCGACCCCGGCCACCAGGGGCCGAACCACTCCGAGAACCTGGGCAGACAGGTGGACAACGGCCGCGGCGGCACCAAGGACTGCCAGACCACCGGCATGACCTCCGTCAACGGCGTACCCGAACACACCATCAACTGGAACGTCGCCCAGCTGATCAAGACCTCGCTGGAGAGCATCGGCGCGCGGGTCGTGCTCAGTCGCCAGGACGACAGCGGCTGGGGCGGCTGCGTCGACGACCGGGCGCGGGCGGCCAACGAATCCGGCGCCGACGTGGCGGTGAGCATCCACGCCGACAGCGCGCCGCCCAATCTCCGCGGCTTCCACCTGATCGTCCCGGCGCTGCCGGTGCCCGACGCCAAGGTCGGCCAGGTCCAGTCCGGGCCGGGCCTGGCCGTCACGAAGGCGGTGCGTGACGCGTACCTGCAAGCCGGATTCCCGGCCGCCACGTACGCCGGGGTGCAGGACGGTTTGCAGACGCGCTCCGATATCGCGGGCCCAGCACTGACGACGGTGCCGAACGTGTTCCTCGAAATGGGCAACGGCGCCAACGCGGAAGACGCCGCGCTGCTGGAGAGCCCCGACGGCCAGCTGAAACACGCCATCGCCGTCACCACCGGAGTGGTGAGCTACCTGCTCGGCACTTCGCTCGCGACGACCGGATCGGCCACCGACCGACCGGCCGCCGCGCCCGCGCAGGACGTTCCGGCGCAGGCGGCCCCGGCGCAATCCGTCCCGGCGCAGGCGATTCCTGCGCAAGACGTTCCGGCGCAGCCGATTCCTGGGGAGGTTGTTCCAGCGCAGGCGGTTCCCGCGCCGCCCGTGCCGAACGGCTCGACACAAGCCAACGGATCGACGCAGGACGGTTCGGAGCAGAGCGATCCGAACGGGTCGGCGCAGAGCGATCCGAACGGAACATTGCCGCAGAGCGTGCCGGGAGCCCTGCCGCAGAGCGTGCCGAACGGAGCGCCGTCGCAGTCCCAGACCGGGCCGGGCACGAGCTTCGGCACGGCACCCGGCAGCCAGTCGATCCCGAGTAACGACCAGGGCACGCAGGCGAACCCCAGCCGGTCGACACCCGGAACCTACGCACTGCCGGGTAGCCCGTCGACACCCGGCACCCAGTCGACCCCCGGCAACCAGTCGAGGCCGGACTACCGTTCGGGCTCGGAGTCCGGCACGCTCGGCGTCCTCGCGAACACCGTGCTCGAGATGCTCATGCCATTGGCACGGGTGCTCGGCATGGACGACACGATGATCACCGCGGAGCTGATCAACCTGGCCTACACGCTGGCCAGCACCCTGTTCGGACCCGCGAAGTAA
- a CDS encoding MAB_1171c family putative transporter, with the protein MLLWGLLALLLYRWPETGPFAGVVERLAIGCVVLSTSYLVGIALVEGVNEDMSQVRQRERRYCAIALASTATVLFAGWSADAEGLPLDLGIGWQGFLLILSISVPIAVNTVLFAIRGIRELWIGSHEGVEKLAGLVLFVVNLFAWTNQLLMMSQIVFGRPDLGPHLPRVEWIFTICIAANGALLALPLAASLGEAAGLDAAGRSCRRLRVLWRDLTEAVPEIVMPPGVGTGSRGRLFRMTVEIRDAILHLGPYLPPVHGEDPSGGPGELDRFAHRLALATAARKAGVQPENPTGARLSGLPAGDFDADLRQLRELARAWRRMRSSGVSIDESARPTLSPPPGTGPAGLKQTMPWGS; encoded by the coding sequence TTGCTGCTGTGGGGTCTGCTCGCGCTGCTGCTGTACCGCTGGCCGGAGACGGGGCCGTTCGCCGGGGTGGTCGAGCGGCTCGCGATCGGCTGTGTAGTGCTGTCGACCAGTTATCTCGTCGGCATCGCCCTTGTCGAGGGGGTGAACGAGGACATGAGCCAGGTCCGGCAGCGCGAGCGACGCTACTGCGCGATCGCACTGGCGTCCACCGCAACGGTTCTCTTCGCCGGGTGGTCGGCCGACGCGGAGGGTTTGCCCTTGGATCTCGGAATCGGTTGGCAGGGCTTCCTTCTCATCCTCTCCATCAGCGTGCCGATCGCCGTCAATACGGTCCTGTTCGCGATTCGCGGGATTCGGGAACTGTGGATCGGAAGCCATGAAGGTGTCGAGAAGCTGGCTGGGCTCGTGCTCTTCGTCGTGAACCTTTTCGCCTGGACGAATCAGCTGCTGATGATGTCGCAGATCGTGTTCGGGCGACCCGACCTGGGGCCGCACTTGCCCCGTGTCGAATGGATCTTCACCATCTGCATCGCCGCCAACGGTGCGCTGCTAGCGCTGCCATTGGCTGCCTCGTTGGGCGAGGCGGCCGGGCTGGACGCAGCGGGTCGCTCCTGCCGGAGGCTGCGCGTGCTGTGGCGCGACCTGACCGAGGCGGTTCCCGAAATCGTGATGCCGCCGGGTGTCGGTACCGGCAGCCGCGGCCGATTGTTCCGGATGACCGTGGAGATCCGCGACGCCATTCTCCACCTCGGGCCATATCTTCCTCCAGTCCACGGCGAGGACCCGAGTGGAGGCCCAGGTGAACTCGATCGATTCGCGCATCGGCTGGCGCTGGCGACCGCCGCGCGCAAGGCGGGCGTACAGCCCGAGAACCCGACGGGCGCAAGGCTGTCCGGGCTCCCCGCCGGGGACTTCGATGCCGATCTACGGCAGCTGCGTGAGCTGGCTCGCGCGTGGCGGAGGATGCGCTCCTCGGGAGTGTCCATCGATGAAAGCGCCCGGCCGACCCTGTCCCCCCCTCCTGGGACAGGCCCGGCCGGGCTGAAACAAACAATGCCTTGGGGGTCTTGA
- a CDS encoding sigma-70 family RNA polymerase sigma factor yields MARVLAADRGLLHWRARRGLGDAGLAEHAVQETLLRAWRSCSLFDARRGSVRTWLLAIERNVIIDIARARAARPFDTAWDEIGDAGESPVAHPDFADGLIDVLLVAELLSRLPSAQREAVVEVILRDRAYREVAADFGVPVGTVKTRVHYALRSLRQLPSGA; encoded by the coding sequence TTGGCTCGAGTACTCGCCGCCGATCGGGGGTTGCTGCACTGGCGCGCGCGGCGCGGCCTCGGAGACGCGGGTTTGGCCGAGCACGCCGTGCAAGAGACGTTGCTACGGGCCTGGCGCTCCTGTTCACTGTTCGACGCGCGCCGCGGCAGCGTGCGCACCTGGCTGTTGGCCATCGAGCGCAACGTCATCATCGATATCGCGCGCGCCCGCGCGGCGCGGCCGTTCGACACGGCATGGGACGAGATCGGCGACGCGGGGGAGAGTCCGGTCGCCCACCCCGACTTCGCCGACGGGCTGATAGACGTCCTGCTGGTCGCCGAACTGCTGTCCCGGCTGCCCTCGGCCCAGCGCGAGGCGGTCGTCGAGGTGATCCTGCGCGACCGCGCCTACCGCGAGGTGGCCGCGGACTTCGGCGTCCCGGTCGGCACGGTGAAGACTCGCGTGCACTACGCGTTGCGATCGCTGCGGCAACTCCCGAGCGGAGCCTGA
- a CDS encoding ubiquinol-cytochrome c reductase iron-sulfur subunit produces the protein MPTEDRGDLRIDRRSALAGAGAVAAAVTVAACASAEPSAREIAPGTEVAKVADVPVGGAVIAGGTVVTQPQAGVFQGFSAACTHLGCTVSKIERATVVCRCHGSAFRFDGTVATGPAERPLAPRAVRVDGDRIVTA, from the coding sequence ATGCCGACCGAAGACCGCGGTGACCTGCGAATCGACCGACGGAGCGCGCTGGCCGGCGCTGGTGCGGTGGCAGCCGCCGTGACGGTGGCCGCCTGCGCGTCCGCCGAACCGTCCGCGCGCGAGATCGCGCCGGGCACCGAGGTCGCGAAGGTCGCCGACGTGCCGGTCGGCGGGGCCGTGATCGCTGGTGGAACCGTGGTCACTCAGCCGCAAGCCGGTGTCTTCCAAGGCTTTTCGGCCGCCTGCACGCACCTCGGGTGCACCGTGTCGAAGATCGAGCGCGCGACGGTCGTCTGCCGCTGCCACGGCAGCGCGTTCCGGTTCGACGGCACGGTCGCCACCGGACCCGCCGAACGACCGCTCGCGCCGCGCGCCGTCCGGGTCGACGGCGACCGCATCGTGACCGCCTGA
- a CDS encoding DoxX family protein: MAPFVVLAAVTALARLLGWFVDVTWLDSWSDAVRFGLAAMFALTASAHFLQPRRSALIEMVPPRLPAAPAMVTLTGVLEIAGAIGLLIPATADLAAAGLAALLVVMFPANVWAARKGVGVKTMPLPLRTVLQVVFLGATALVIAG, from the coding sequence ATGGCCCCCTTCGTCGTCCTCGCCGCCGTCACCGCGCTCGCCCGCCTGCTCGGCTGGTTCGTCGATGTCACCTGGCTCGATTCGTGGTCGGACGCAGTCCGTTTCGGCCTCGCCGCCATGTTCGCGCTGACCGCGAGCGCCCACTTCCTGCAACCGCGACGCTCGGCGCTGATCGAGATGGTGCCGCCGCGGTTGCCCGCCGCACCCGCGATGGTCACGCTGACCGGCGTCCTCGAAATCGCGGGCGCGATCGGCCTGTTGATTCCCGCCACCGCGGATCTCGCGGCGGCGGGCCTCGCGGCACTGCTCGTGGTGATGTTCCCCGCCAACGTGTGGGCCGCGCGAAAAGGCGTGGGCGTCAAGACGATGCCGCTGCCCTTGCGCACCGTGTTGCAGGTGGTGTTCCTCGGCGCGACCGCCCTGGTGATCGCCGGCTAG
- a CDS encoding CobW family GTP-binding protein — protein MVVRVADRIPVLIVAGFLGSGKTTLLNHLLRNNRGTRIGVVVNDFGAINIDSMLVAGQVDAMVSLGNGCVCCAVDVTELDDLFTRLAQPRANIDVIVVEASGLAEPRNLIRMVVGSDNPRIRYGGLVEVVDAEQFPSSRERHPELLTHLRLADLVVVNKADRVGAAELETLRGEIADLVGTVPVYATTRGRIDPGLLFDEPLRATRRVAEQLSFDELLAEHDHEHDGDDEHRHLHDDYTSVSFTSERELDPRRLIDFLEDPPPGLFRAKGFAAFGVAAERRKFLLHMVGRHIVFEPGAWRRGEPRTSRLVLIGAGMPSEPTLSRLRETVHNADDFLDEQAMLGVWRYTPH, from the coding sequence ATGGTGGTCCGGGTGGCTGACCGGATTCCTGTGCTGATCGTCGCCGGCTTTCTCGGCTCGGGGAAGACCACCCTGCTCAACCACCTGCTACGCAACAATCGGGGGACGCGAATCGGCGTCGTGGTCAACGACTTCGGGGCGATCAACATCGATTCGATGCTGGTCGCCGGGCAGGTGGACGCGATGGTCTCGCTCGGCAACGGCTGCGTCTGCTGCGCGGTCGATGTCACCGAGCTGGACGATTTGTTCACCCGGTTGGCGCAGCCGAGGGCGAACATCGACGTGATCGTGGTCGAGGCCAGCGGACTCGCCGAGCCGCGCAACCTCATCCGGATGGTGGTCGGCAGCGACAACCCGCGCATCCGCTACGGCGGTCTGGTGGAAGTGGTCGACGCCGAACAGTTCCCGTCCAGCCGCGAGCGGCACCCCGAACTGCTGACCCACCTGCGTCTGGCCGATCTGGTGGTGGTCAACAAGGCCGACCGGGTCGGCGCGGCCGAACTGGAGACGCTGCGCGGCGAGATCGCCGACCTGGTCGGCACGGTCCCGGTCTACGCGACCACCCGCGGCCGTATCGATCCCGGCCTGCTGTTCGACGAGCCGCTGCGCGCGACCCGGCGCGTCGCCGAGCAGCTGAGCTTCGACGAACTGCTGGCCGAGCACGACCACGAGCACGACGGCGACGACGAGCACCGCCACCTGCACGACGACTACACCAGCGTGTCCTTCACCAGCGAACGGGAACTCGATCCGCGCAGGCTCATCGACTTCCTGGAGGACCCGCCGCCTGGCCTGTTCCGCGCCAAAGGCTTTGCGGCGTTCGGCGTCGCGGCCGAGCGCCGGAAGTTCCTGCTGCACATGGTCGGCAGGCACATCGTCTTCGAGCCCGGCGCGTGGCGGCGCGGCGAACCGCGCACCAGCCGGCTGGTGTTGATCGGTGCGGGCATGCCGTCCGAGCCCACGCTCTCGCGCTTGCGCGAAACGGTGCACAACGCCGACGATTTCCTCGACGAGCAAGCGATGCTCGGCGTGTGGCGCTACACCCCGCACTGA
- a CDS encoding TetR/AcrR family transcriptional regulator yields MAKSGYHHGDLRTAMLTAAAEQIAADGVDAISLRGLARRAGVSHAAPAHHFGDRAGLLTALATEGYDLLGAELDGAGPDFRDVAVAYVRFALNHPGHFDVMFRRDLLRADDAELRAARSRSGAALRTGVADLRPERTDRQERATQLAAWSLVHGFAALWREGALTDSTLADTTDPEELARAMLATVQFD; encoded by the coding sequence ATGGCGAAGAGCGGCTACCACCACGGCGATCTCCGCACCGCGATGCTGACCGCGGCGGCCGAGCAGATCGCCGCCGACGGCGTCGACGCGATCTCCCTGCGCGGGCTCGCGCGGCGCGCGGGCGTCTCACACGCGGCGCCCGCCCACCATTTCGGCGATCGCGCCGGTCTGCTCACCGCGCTGGCCACCGAGGGCTACGACCTGCTCGGCGCGGAACTCGACGGCGCCGGACCGGACTTCCGCGACGTCGCCGTCGCGTATGTGCGTTTCGCGCTGAACCATCCCGGACACTTCGACGTGATGTTCCGCCGCGATCTGCTCCGCGCCGACGATGCCGAACTACGCGCCGCGCGGTCCCGCTCGGGCGCCGCGCTGCGCACGGGCGTCGCCGACCTGCGCCCCGAACGCACCGACCGACAGGAACGCGCCACCCAGCTGGCCGCTTGGTCGCTGGTGCACGGCTTCGCGGCCCTGTGGCGAGAGGGAGCGCTGACGGATTCGACGCTGGCCGACACGACGGACCCTGAAGAACTGGCCCGCGCCATGCTCGCCACGGTCCAGTTCGACTGA